The genomic region CCCTTGTGAACATTCTGACGATACGTTGCTTTGTCCTGATACGATACGTGGGCAAAAAGAAAAACAAAAAGAAAATAAAAAAGAAAAACAACAACAACAAGAAGCGTTCTATCAAAATATAGAGAACAATCCAGATATAGTGACCACATTACAAAGCAATCAAAAAACAGAGTATGCGAAAGACATTATTGAGTTTTGGGATAGTAATGGTTTTGGTTATAGTAACGTCAGTGCGAAACAGCAGTTGTTGTCGTGGTTGGATGATTCTAGTTTTTTACAATCGAAAGAAATGATTTTAAAAGCCATGAATATT from Bacillus sp. Marseille-P3661 harbors:
- a CDS encoding DnaD domain-containing protein, with the protein product PCEHSDDTLLCPDTIRGQKEKQKENKKEKQQQQEAFYQNIENNPDIVTTLQSNQKTEYAKDIIEFWDSNGFGYSNVSAKQQLLSWLDDSSFLQSKEMILKAMNIACATNKRRLNYIVGILKNWKNESPLTVDEVDSYEEKQKPVLKNQQSNESDPGGRVIPRYFELDLTAGEEE